One stretch of Segatella copri DNA includes these proteins:
- a CDS encoding XAC2610-related protein, with translation MKKIVFILLIFCSFLVVWGCYKNKTKCVPQKEATSDSSMRSNDDTLSLMIEHEVDDVDYGVIIKRGDKTIHRFGYKYPEDDDLVPNEERIDSCLLTDLNFDGIKEDVLFYLGSFGASGTEHFDACVWNPNTEHYDKIEEFKDIPNPQISDKYKCILSRVYVSSAENEYAKYVCTNGHLIKVAELRQYWKGNIYPERDRAVYEEHFIKANVWKRNLKLNQISDFWKPVVPF, from the coding sequence ATGAAAAAGATAGTTTTTATTCTACTCATTTTTTGTAGTTTTCTTGTAGTATGGGGATGCTATAAGAATAAAACGAAATGTGTTCCACAGAAAGAAGCAACTTCTGATTCTTCTATGAGAAGTAATGACGACACTCTAAGCCTTATGATAGAGCATGAGGTTGACGATGTTGATTATGGAGTGATTATAAAACGTGGCGACAAGACCATTCATCGCTTCGGATACAAATATCCTGAAGATGATGATCTTGTACCAAATGAAGAACGTATTGATAGTTGTCTGTTGACTGACTTGAATTTTGACGGTATAAAAGAAGATGTGCTGTTTTATTTGGGTAGCTTTGGTGCTTCTGGCACTGAACATTTTGATGCATGTGTTTGGAATCCTAATACTGAGCATTATGACAAAATTGAAGAATTCAAAGATATTCCAAACCCCCAAATCAGCGACAAATACAAGTGTATTCTTTCAAGAGTGTATGTTTCTTCCGCAGAGAACGAATATGCAAAATATGTATGCACCAATGGACATCTCATTAAGGTTGCCGAATTGAGACAATATTGGAAAGGGAACATTTATCCAGAGCGAGACAGGGCTGTTTATGAAGAGCATTTTATTAAAGCTAATGTTTGGAAGAGAAACTTGAAACTAAATCAAATTAGCGATTTCTGGAAACCGGTCGTACCGTTTTGA
- a CDS encoding DUF1016 N-terminal domain-containing protein: MFIHGFLFLRLYISIGRYVSINLQQAHWGAKALDSISERLQRELPGLRGFSSGNLKKMRILYEEWQCLSIGSPLANQLQQLENKIEEGVEIGEKTLLCINRPIESADLRIKTKQDMPEELQKALPDLDKMKDLYCKSL, from the coding sequence TTGTTTATCCACGGATTTCTATTTCTTCGCCTGTATATAAGTATAGGGCGTTATGTGTCTATCAATTTACAGCAAGCACATTGGGGCGCAAAAGCTCTTGATAGTATTAGTGAGAGATTGCAGCGTGAATTACCAGGATTAAGAGGCTTTTCTTCAGGCAACTTGAAGAAAATGCGTATCCTCTATGAGGAATGGCAATGCCTTTCAATTGGTTCGCCATTGGCGAACCAATTACAACAGCTTGAAAATAAGATAGAAGAAGGTGTTGAAATAGGAGAAAAGACACTCCTTTGTATTAACAGACCTATAGAGTCAGCAGACTTACGTATAAAAACCAAACAGGATATGCCTGAAGAATTACAGAAGGCTTTGCCTGATTTGGATAAGATGAAAGATTTATATTGCAAATCGTTGTAA
- a CDS encoding relaxase/mobilization nuclease domain-containing protein, with the protein MIGKLKKGSSFGGCIRYVTGKDEAKIIASDGVLLGTNAEIMQSFELQRQLNPRIKKPVGHIALSFKPEDKPRLTDEFMAKITLEYMQMMGITDTQFIIVRHHNTDNPHCHIVYNRINNEGKLISDRNDYRRNEQVTKSLKSKYGLTYGTDKSKTNTRKLRNAERAKYEIHNVVKDVLKTAGSWQKFKNELAKRGVLLEFVYKDKEQIKVQGIRFCKDGYSFKGTQISRDYSFGKLNARFEGTENHVSARAISTQQYEQGSFKDELLPFMSESSQNPWNGISSIGLFASANAQTFEQFPEDESSKKKKKKRRRGFSL; encoded by the coding sequence ATGATAGGCAAGCTAAAGAAGGGCAGCTCATTTGGTGGTTGCATCCGCTATGTTACAGGCAAGGACGAGGCGAAAATCATCGCCTCGGATGGTGTGTTACTCGGCACGAATGCCGAGATAATGCAAAGTTTCGAGCTACAGAGGCAGCTAAATCCAAGGATTAAGAAGCCTGTGGGACACATTGCATTGAGCTTCAAACCCGAGGACAAGCCACGTTTGACGGATGAGTTCATGGCTAAGATAACCCTTGAATACATGCAGATGATGGGCATCACCGATACCCAATTCATCATCGTAAGGCATCACAATACGGACAATCCACATTGTCATATCGTGTATAACCGCATCAATAACGAGGGCAAACTCATATCAGACAGGAATGATTACAGGCGTAATGAGCAGGTGACCAAGAGTCTAAAATCCAAGTATGGGCTGACTTACGGAACGGACAAAAGCAAGACAAATACTCGCAAGTTACGCAATGCTGAGCGTGCCAAATACGAGATTCACAATGTTGTCAAGGATGTCTTGAAAACCGCAGGTAGTTGGCAGAAGTTCAAGAATGAACTTGCAAAGCGAGGTGTTCTCTTGGAGTTTGTCTATAAGGACAAGGAGCAAATCAAGGTTCAAGGCATCCGTTTCTGCAAGGATGGATATAGCTTCAAGGGTACGCAGATTAGCCGAGACTATAGCTTTGGCAAACTGAATGCAAGATTTGAGGGAACGGAGAACCATGTATCAGCAAGAGCCATTTCTACTCAACAATATGAGCAAGGTAGTTTCAAGGACGAGCTGTTGCCATTCATGTCGGAGAGCAGCCAGAACCCATGGAATGGTATTTCTTCCATAGGACTTTTTGCTTCTGCCAATGCACAGACCTTTGAGCAATTCCCAGAGGATGAATCATCCAAGAAGAAAAAGAAGAAACGCAGAAGAGGCTTTAGCCTTTGA
- a CDS encoding plasmid mobilization protein, with protein sequence MTNVQEQDKRKGGRPPTGRVRKLSKSVTVKFSKPSYEALRLRARKANRKLAEYIRESALNGEVVSGHNTETVAIAKNLIGMANNLNQLTKLSHQRGFHETHVYVVDLLRRLKSILGEYRQASYKPKPSSMGRKEDTT encoded by the coding sequence ATGACAAACGTACAGGAACAAGACAAGAGAAAGGGCGGAAGACCGCCCACGGGCAGGGTTCGCAAGCTGTCGAAGTCTGTCACGGTGAAGTTCTCGAAACCAAGCTACGAGGCATTGAGACTGAGGGCGAGAAAAGCCAACCGTAAGTTGGCGGAGTACATCCGTGAGTCCGCCTTGAACGGCGAGGTGGTCAGTGGACACAACACTGAGACGGTAGCCATCGCCAAGAATCTCATTGGCATGGCGAACAATCTCAACCAACTTACCAAGCTGTCGCATCAGAGAGGTTTCCATGAAACCCATGTATATGTGGTGGACTTGTTGAGAAGATTGAAATCCATCCTTGGCGAGTATCGCCAAGCAAGTTATAAACCGAAGCCAAGCAGTATGGGCAGAAAGGAGGATACCACATGA
- a CDS encoding XAC2610-related protein — translation MKRIIDSTLVILSLMLIFGCKESKVGQGNPTKDSMSIDTDSVISGKVFTKQDIASEDTLNAVIRTQSPKSKDFDFEVFIMRGEKTVQIIPFSYPKDDTFDPNGGRKDSCLMADVTFDGNKDLLVYLGQFGNQGVEYWDAYVWNEVKQKFLFVPSFHDIPNPTLNEKEKIIESFSRGSAVDYEFGKWKFEKGVFVQKELLSHPPRESE, via the coding sequence ATGAAAAGAATTATCGATAGTACATTAGTAATACTTTCTTTGATGTTGATCTTCGGTTGCAAGGAAAGTAAGGTGGGGCAGGGAAACCCTACCAAAGACAGCATGTCTATTGACACCGATAGTGTGATTTCGGGCAAGGTCTTTACCAAGCAAGATATTGCATCGGAAGATACGCTTAACGCTGTTATAAGAACACAATCTCCCAAGTCCAAGGATTTCGATTTTGAAGTATTTATTATGCGAGGGGAGAAAACTGTACAAATTATACCTTTCTCTTATCCAAAGGACGATACTTTTGACCCAAATGGTGGCCGGAAGGATAGCTGTCTGATGGCTGATGTGACGTTTGATGGCAATAAAGATCTGTTGGTATATTTGGGACAATTCGGAAATCAAGGTGTGGAATATTGGGATGCTTATGTCTGGAATGAAGTCAAGCAGAAGTTCTTGTTTGTTCCATCATTCCATGATATTCCCAATCCTACGCTTAACGAAAAAGAAAAGATTATTGAATCTTTCAGCCGTGGTTCTGCCGTTGATTATGAGTTTGGAAAATGGAAGTTCGAGAAAGGAGTGTTTGTACAAAAAGAACTTCTGTCACACCCTCCGAGAGAGAGTGAATAG